In one window of Maribacter sp. BPC-D8 DNA:
- a CDS encoding DUF4274 domain-containing protein, with amino-acid sequence MKEKITDDRFEDILNSIIISYAKKSSPLIWHQMAMEWNWDSSSVFLNWLVENPLTDKGTALMIYWKSAPRYWKKFKDKKDLISKEKYSLNDFEFVEKIEANYLNGFYKQSTFEYNPKNDEQGYDWTSDYLDEKNVRDIPKIMFEKVEGKKVDEPKDYIEGFPTELDLLRQEIFEKYEID; translated from the coding sequence ATGAAAGAGAAAATAACAGATGACAGATTTGAAGATATTCTAAATAGTATAATTATATCGTATGCAAAAAAATCATCTCCTCTAATTTGGCATCAAATGGCTATGGAATGGAATTGGGACAGTTCATCCGTATTTCTAAATTGGCTTGTTGAAAACCCATTAACCGATAAAGGAACTGCGTTAATGATTTATTGGAAATCGGCACCTAGATATTGGAAGAAATTCAAAGACAAAAAAGACTTAATATCTAAAGAAAAATATTCTTTAAATGATTTTGAATTTGTCGAAAAAATAGAGGCTAATTATTTAAATGGATTTTATAAACAAAGTACTTTTGAATATAACCCTAAAAATGATGAACAAGGCTACGACTGGACAAGTGATTATTTAGACGAAAAGAACGTTAGAGATATACCGAAAATAATGTTCGAAAAAGTGGAAGGTAAAAAAGTAGATGAACCGAAAGATTACATAGAAGGGTTTCCAACTGAACTAGATTTACTTAGGCAAGAGATTTTTGAGAAATACGAAATAGATTAA
- a CDS encoding DoxX family protein, which produces MTTIQKLILRFVFLYFLLYIYPYGFEYIKEIDPNNFSFWKGITIKFGEVFLGWEYNPDMLLNGLDSKYDFTRFLLIAVISLVGTAIWIFIDSKIKKEYNHKLKILLQTILRYHIGLTLILYGLSKVFLLQFGTMDIDSLETAIGEHNGMNLVWAFMSYSKFYGITAGLIEVIGGLLLLFRRTTSLGAFLLLIAMINVVLMDIGYDVIVKMFAIHLLLMIVFLMWDDLKRLYDFFLRNKPSTAAIYMPLFEGRKGKTIRYITKGALLLYVFISFSLEMTERIEQQYTNHYESFTSSHEIELFVKNGDTIPKNKINGNRWNKIRINDLSYLPETLMILNEDNTTERYKFTADTLTKKLHLTDLYGDDQTLHELTYKALENKVYIYEGIFKGDSLWMKTRAKTISDYRLTRNGIRWIRDLE; this is translated from the coding sequence TTGACCACAATCCAAAAGCTCATATTACGATTTGTATTTCTATATTTTCTCTTATATATCTATCCATACGGGTTTGAGTATATCAAAGAGATTGATCCAAATAATTTTTCATTCTGGAAGGGAATTACAATAAAATTTGGAGAAGTATTTTTAGGCTGGGAATACAACCCAGATATGTTGTTAAATGGTCTGGACTCTAAATATGACTTTACCAGGTTTCTTTTAATTGCAGTGATTTCTTTAGTAGGCACCGCAATTTGGATATTCATAGATTCTAAAATTAAAAAAGAGTATAACCACAAACTCAAAATACTTTTACAAACAATTCTTAGATATCATATAGGACTTACACTAATTCTCTATGGACTTTCAAAAGTGTTCTTACTTCAGTTTGGCACAATGGATATTGACAGCCTAGAAACCGCAATTGGTGAACATAACGGAATGAATTTGGTATGGGCTTTCATGAGTTATTCTAAATTCTATGGTATTACTGCGGGGTTGATAGAAGTTATAGGCGGCTTGCTGTTGTTATTTAGAAGAACAACTTCTTTAGGTGCTTTCTTGTTGTTAATAGCAATGATAAATGTTGTATTGATGGATATTGGGTACGACGTTATTGTTAAGATGTTTGCGATTCATTTACTTCTTATGATCGTATTTTTAATGTGGGATGATTTAAAGCGATTATATGATTTTTTCTTAAGAAATAAGCCATCCACTGCGGCTATCTATATGCCTCTTTTTGAAGGGCGAAAAGGCAAAACTATTCGATACATAACTAAAGGTGCATTGTTGCTATATGTTTTTATCTCGTTTAGCCTCGAAATGACAGAAAGAATAGAACAACAGTATACTAATCATTATGAAAGTTTTACAAGTTCACATGAAATAGAACTATTTGTAAAGAATGGAGATACAATACCCAAGAACAAAATAAATGGCAATCGCTGGAATAAAATAAGGATAAACGATTTATCTTATTTACCCGAAACCCTAATGATTTTAAATGAAGATAATACCACAGAACGTTACAAGTTTACCGCAGATACATTGACTAAAAAATTACATTTAACCGATTTGTATGGCGATGACCAAACTCTTCACGAATTAACTTATAAAGCCTTAGAGAATAAAGTTTATATTTATGAAGGAATATTTAAAGGAGATTCCCTTTGGATGAAAACAAGAGCCAAAACAATTAGCGATTATAGATTAACGCGCAATGGTATTCGTTGGATTAGAGATTTGGAATAA
- a CDS encoding WG repeat-containing protein, whose product MYKLTLIIFIFSSFLLNCQTIDELKLLPIQVDGNFGFIDYSGNMVIEPIYNDFEGYSEGVIGVGFEGNDGFINEEGEEITGFIYDRVRYFSEGLAVVQLDKNIGFVNTKGEIIIPIKYNYAFPFSDGMAAFSNYIDADKYGYLNKKGEEIVAPQFDEAKLFKEGFAAVKVNGKYGFIDKKGKYIVEPKYDSVKDFFQGYAAVEKEGFWGFIDTNGVEIIPLKYNEVAPFINGYAVVNEPSLNYGIINTLNKPVIPFDYYKLENFQEDMALATNDEEKMGFVNKNGELAISAIYDYAYGFNEGLAPVAIREGNDKNGNLNWGYINNKGKLIIPLKFDTAQPFIAGVALVGRRTGEFTYEYGYIDIQGNYIVKPRFSSATPFHKGVASVYDENANPKKNYINKQGELLYTISEK is encoded by the coding sequence ATGTATAAATTAACATTAATTATATTCATTTTCAGTTCATTTTTATTGAACTGCCAAACCATCGATGAACTCAAATTATTACCCATTCAAGTAGATGGAAATTTTGGTTTTATTGACTATTCAGGAAATATGGTTATTGAACCTATATACAATGATTTTGAAGGCTATTCTGAAGGGGTTATTGGAGTAGGATTTGAAGGTAATGATGGGTTTATAAATGAAGAAGGTGAAGAAATAACAGGTTTTATATATGATAGAGTACGTTACTTTAGTGAAGGTCTAGCTGTTGTTCAATTAGATAAGAATATTGGGTTTGTAAATACAAAAGGTGAAATAATAATACCTATAAAATATAATTATGCTTTTCCTTTTAGTGATGGTATGGCAGCATTTAGTAATTATATAGATGCTGATAAATATGGATATTTAAATAAAAAAGGAGAGGAAATAGTAGCACCACAGTTTGATGAGGCAAAATTGTTTAAAGAAGGTTTTGCTGCAGTAAAAGTTAATGGTAAATATGGTTTTATAGATAAAAAAGGAAAATATATAGTTGAACCAAAATATGATAGTGTTAAAGATTTTTTTCAAGGCTATGCAGCTGTTGAAAAAGAAGGTTTTTGGGGTTTTATTGATACTAATGGAGTTGAAATAATACCACTAAAATATAATGAAGTAGCACCATTTATAAATGGTTATGCCGTGGTAAATGAACCATCTCTTAACTATGGCATTATAAATACTTTGAATAAACCCGTTATACCATTCGATTATTATAAACTAGAAAATTTTCAAGAAGATATGGCACTTGCCACAAACGACGAAGAGAAAATGGGTTTTGTAAATAAAAATGGAGAATTAGCTATATCAGCAATATATGATTATGCCTATGGTTTTAATGAAGGTCTAGCACCTGTTGCTATTAGAGAAGGAAATGACAAAAATGGAAACTTAAATTGGGGATACATTAATAACAAAGGGAAACTAATTATACCATTGAAATTTGATACCGCTCAACCTTTTATTGCAGGTGTTGCCCTTGTAGGTAGAAGAACAGGAGAATTTACATATGAATATGGTTATATAGATATACAAGGTAATTACATCGTAAAACCTCGTTTTTCTAGTGCTACCCCATTTCATAAAGGTGTTGCTTCAGTTTACGATGAAAACGCTAATCCGAAAAAAAACTATATTAACAAACAAGGAGAATTACTTTATACTATTTCAGAAAAATAA
- a CDS encoding transglutaminase-like domain-containing protein, producing the protein MWLKASCLLEFEIPVPTPFLFILRPRSGFQQWISREEYFLSPNVPTLEFTDSFGNLCQRLIAPAGHFIVQTSVYAETSEVSDQGYGAPFIEVQCLPPEILPFLYPSRYCESDKFTEMAASIVMGIPTGYNQCSAISDYIRKTFNYTPGYGHEQLSAVEVNQLSNIVCRDMAHLGIACCRALSIPSRMVVGYLEGLEPMDLHAWFEVYVGNRWYTFDPTQNDLRGGRIAIAYGRDAADVAIYTQFGNPVELLKLHVEVQRMTGPPNLKLL; encoded by the coding sequence ATGTGGTTAAAAGCTTCTTGCTTACTTGAATTCGAAATACCTGTTCCAACACCATTTTTATTCATATTAAGACCACGAAGCGGATTTCAACAGTGGATTTCAAGAGAAGAGTACTTTCTATCTCCTAATGTACCTACGCTTGAGTTTACAGATTCGTTTGGTAATCTATGTCAGCGCCTTATTGCTCCAGCCGGGCATTTCATTGTACAAACAAGTGTTTATGCTGAAACTTCTGAGGTCTCTGACCAAGGTTATGGAGCACCATTTATTGAAGTTCAATGTCTACCACCTGAAATTCTTCCTTTTTTGTATCCCAGTCGTTATTGTGAGTCAGATAAATTTACTGAAATGGCCGCCTCGATAGTAATGGGTATACCAACAGGTTATAATCAATGTAGTGCAATATCAGATTATATAAGAAAAACATTTAATTATACACCTGGCTATGGACATGAACAACTTAGTGCTGTAGAAGTAAATCAATTGAGCAACATTGTTTGCCGAGATATGGCGCATTTGGGGATCGCCTGTTGTAGAGCGCTTTCTATACCATCTCGTATGGTAGTGGGCTATCTTGAAGGTCTTGAACCAATGGATTTGCATGCGTGGTTTGAGGTCTATGTTGGCAATAGATGGTATACATTCGACCCTACACAAAATGATCTAAGAGGAGGACGCATCGCAATAGCCTATGGTCGAGATGCTGCCGATGTCGCCATATACACACAATTTGGTAACCCTGTTGAGCTTTTAAAATTGCATGTTGAAGTTCAACGGATGACTGGTCCTCCGAATTTAAAATTATTATAG
- a CDS encoding GNAT family N-acetyltransferase, translated as MKPKLLKTKIQLENDRVLLLPFENERNEELKEIIFDKEIWEFMGMSVNNEQGLKNYISKTIKDKNSGLCYPFLVIDKLTNKVAGSTRYGNLNTSSQKCEIGWTWYGTDFQGTGINKACKYELLKFGFEEIGFRRIQFSADKANLRSLKAIEKLGAQKEGVFRNNHIASNGESRTDVYYSIIKNEWKELKDELFSEFETY; from the coding sequence ATGAAACCAAAATTATTAAAAACAAAAATTCAGCTTGAAAACGATCGTGTACTATTACTCCCTTTTGAGAATGAAAGAAATGAAGAGCTCAAAGAAATAATTTTCGATAAAGAAATCTGGGAATTTATGGGAATGAGTGTAAATAACGAACAGGGCTTAAAGAATTACATCTCTAAGACGATTAAAGATAAAAACAGCGGCTTGTGCTATCCGTTTTTAGTTATAGACAAACTAACCAATAAAGTTGCAGGCAGTACTAGATACGGCAACTTAAACACCTCTAGCCAAAAATGCGAAATTGGATGGACCTGGTACGGAACAGATTTTCAAGGCACAGGCATAAACAAAGCCTGCAAGTATGAACTATTGAAATTTGGCTTTGAAGAAATCGGCTTTAGAAGAATACAGTTTAGTGCAGACAAAGCTAACTTAAGATCATTAAAAGCAATCGAAAAATTAGGTGCGCAAAAAGAAGGTGTTTTTAGAAACAACCACATCGCATCAAATGGAGAAAGTAGAACTGATGTCTATTATAGCATCATTAAAAATGAATGGAAAGAACTTAAAGATGAGCTCTTTTCTGAATTTGAAACCTATTAA
- a CDS encoding NACHT domain-containing protein, translating to MSKEIVSASGERAAMGGYLPQFDEFAWFVYLNLINKKLEWIRIADPKAEKLDDIQYSTHSEIHAYQVKWTIADANISFANFTDLLPLIASSWKNLKAVNPSKKIIPHLITNKPTSSNDSLKDDNAKKIGSFEDFISEVWVKIKSNQSFDDKWNPIIAELKKTSALTESEFEEFIHYFDFQPDYKQKQFNVRNTKYSKEDEDLQQISRFIIEKVASPERSVEFNRQEIIKELGWSDRFKTIFNHELIVDRRSYQPIQSTIDLLNAKLTEHKNGYLFLQGGPGSGKSTLLNQWSKGLSQRIVRYFAFDFVNPSSNLNFHERGNATHLFFDLVFQLKEAGIYKRDILPYKDLIFLKEVFSEQLKAISQDFKKNGQPTILIIDGLDHVPREYKITANSFLQELPLPNSLPEGVYIILGSQTFELEDIQQEIQAEFQNGSRTIQIDSLKKEEVYTYIDTIDYPTRLSNSQKLKIFEKSQGHPLYLSYLIGKISEADSVEDAIESFDTIDGDIDNYYKKIWKPIQKEEDLINLLGLMTRINGSISLSFIQEWDFDRKVLKSFKEKAKVLFNETEKTLSFFHNSFKQFLLQHTALDYLTDEIDPKVNLEYHIQLANFYRNSKVEKSWKQNHHLFKAKQYDKFISEVTPDNFTSQLLNFRPAEDIKQDAKLGIEIALQTKNINILIRYLFSLAEIERRLFNIDPAAFTEELLFLNKYDLARDYLRTGNTLHCSESYAFKACRLFIEFGYKSEGATLYNLAYPEIITNTGIHIDDSHRYEEIRDSLEEWIYTSPYFETTENILLIINNIKFSEGIQENRFEEKESDLLLRLLSNLGYSLIDQNKWDDFNVVVKQIDTNSSKGKTAFFELVQYCIEQCLDLNDSRRANEYLLLLTAHFTIEKAKSIGKIYIADLIYKVTRDVDETYNWIKDVKQPSNVGKDRLGYDDSLDAFLPLIKLNKLLNICEKGVSITSAIPAADKGADEEILVEFERMLCLTAQILADGILQKPVATDITKRVIPIVRFYYKEISHRNNYWYKLTQSKGQYFDYLVSAVSKLNAKSLENIGDYLFNEFHEKPKYWSTSIQRKIIKSLLNHGFNPKKAISQLRSLEDSMLMDHDIDGRITECLSHAKVWFILGKPEEGEKWLKQAIQESIGVGYRKDYQFSTWIDWLRKINLKDPSVGSERIKWFLSHLNHIKETTEGRAYWNASEELLEVTYEHNLNDGLEQTIWQLDNDLIDFKDSITLFIKYFIIRTKNEEDFKSIVQLYNSLYLLLTESANSSLLKHILDKGYEIVKEDFLREHVPDIISSINVKAYEESRHYLLSEINSFFLSKELRIEDYYSDFTIPTKKESDSSSSSSNTLTLKPDYQNIDEKEVLERVTNFVDFKKIIQEEDQANSSFNWSKVIEKITPLLSSTQIKEITSLAKIGRRESDFYAKLSEAALKLKDKELATSLANKSIELSSESGWVKYYDGGTRINAFNALKQINPILSSNKAFEVFAYDIVSGNYPSSYIEHLEDIVPLLTENYIEEELWIEIFGYLQRLMSNSKPVEDLPTLSSISQPIIETLVDYIVYLSKNPVSIIKEQSTLLLAKYINQNNDYALTQLLNGNVDDYFSMDVIIALSELSFPNLQLLKSKIQNLSISKDYQLRENAKIILTELEEDIPIPKSIKLPSVYSLIIPEPKRIEIDKEIDPYFPDVDINDPRDLIRPFEFQIRVLSKESGISESNLIYRAHSIMKEIGQEEEWTVEYEKKLRSHLEEIYLKYSYPRPRVIAARRAIMHVTTELIDSGTIDNKQIGSVFKSHDYVVPHFNELAKPVFIQTIKERDFGGVGNDWLDRINESSRLDEPLLDYKDNFKVVAEYSQVKNLDWGSPTEDYMWQIALNNELGENEDYIFGSVFHQLSSNYYELRGGGHFVVVIRDHRFDQFDLKSKWIAINPVLARHLGWEPEPTKLFAWKNSQGELMAESIYWSNGNIHMTPRKDGEVGEGWFVIVSEDGLEQLKSIEKNLFLQKKLMRSKYEDSVLMNNQIFNVTRI from the coding sequence TGATGAGTTCGCTTGGTTTGTCTATTTGAATCTAATAAACAAAAAACTTGAATGGATTCGAATAGCAGACCCCAAAGCTGAGAAACTAGATGACATTCAGTATTCAACTCATTCAGAAATTCATGCCTATCAAGTAAAATGGACTATTGCTGATGCGAATATTTCATTTGCAAACTTTACTGATTTACTACCATTAATCGCTTCTAGTTGGAAAAATTTAAAAGCAGTTAATCCTAGCAAAAAAATAATCCCTCATTTAATCACTAACAAACCAACTTCCTCCAATGACAGCTTGAAGGATGACAACGCAAAAAAAATTGGTTCATTTGAAGACTTTATTTCTGAAGTTTGGGTGAAGATCAAATCGAATCAATCTTTTGATGACAAATGGAACCCAATCATTGCAGAACTCAAAAAAACTTCAGCTCTTACTGAATCCGAATTTGAAGAATTTATCCATTACTTTGATTTTCAACCAGATTACAAACAGAAGCAATTTAATGTAAGAAATACTAAATACTCTAAAGAAGACGAAGACCTTCAACAGATTAGCAGATTTATTATTGAAAAAGTTGCCAGTCCAGAAAGATCAGTTGAATTCAATCGTCAAGAAATTATTAAAGAATTAGGATGGTCTGACAGATTTAAAACCATATTTAATCATGAATTAATAGTTGATAGACGAAGTTACCAGCCTATCCAATCAACAATTGACTTATTAAACGCAAAGTTAACTGAACATAAAAATGGATATCTATTTTTACAGGGAGGCCCAGGTTCTGGTAAATCTACCTTATTAAACCAGTGGTCTAAAGGGTTAAGTCAACGAATTGTAAGATATTTTGCATTTGACTTTGTTAATCCCTCTTCAAATTTGAACTTTCATGAAAGAGGAAATGCTACCCATCTCTTTTTTGATTTGGTTTTCCAATTAAAAGAAGCGGGCATTTATAAAAGGGATATTCTCCCCTATAAAGATTTAATCTTTTTAAAGGAAGTTTTCAGTGAACAGTTAAAAGCAATTAGTCAAGACTTTAAAAAAAATGGTCAACCAACTATACTTATAATTGATGGTTTAGATCATGTTCCTAGAGAATATAAAATTACCGCAAATAGCTTCTTACAAGAACTTCCACTACCAAATTCGCTCCCTGAAGGAGTATACATTATTTTAGGAAGTCAAACATTTGAACTTGAGGATATACAACAAGAAATTCAAGCTGAATTTCAAAATGGAAGTAGAACAATCCAAATTGATTCCTTAAAAAAGGAAGAAGTATACACATACATAGATACGATTGATTATCCAACAAGATTAAGTAATTCACAAAAGCTAAAAATATTTGAAAAATCACAAGGTCACCCTTTATACCTATCATATTTGATTGGAAAAATTAGTGAAGCTGATTCAGTTGAAGATGCAATAGAATCGTTTGATACAATTGATGGTGATATAGACAATTATTACAAGAAAATATGGAAGCCTATCCAAAAAGAAGAGGATTTGATAAACCTATTAGGTTTAATGACAAGAATTAATGGCTCAATAAGCCTTTCCTTTATTCAAGAATGGGATTTTGATCGTAAGGTTCTAAAATCATTCAAAGAAAAAGCTAAAGTTCTGTTTAATGAAACAGAAAAAACTTTGTCTTTCTTTCACAATTCCTTTAAACAATTCCTTCTCCAGCATACTGCTTTAGACTATTTAACGGATGAAATTGACCCGAAAGTAAATCTAGAATATCACATTCAACTTGCTAATTTCTATAGAAATTCTAAGGTGGAGAAATCATGGAAACAAAACCACCACCTATTTAAAGCTAAGCAATATGACAAGTTTATTTCAGAAGTTACACCAGATAATTTCACCTCCCAATTATTAAACTTCAGACCAGCAGAAGATATAAAGCAGGATGCAAAACTAGGAATTGAAATAGCGCTGCAGACTAAGAACATCAATATACTCATAAGATATCTGTTTTCATTAGCCGAAATCGAAAGAAGACTATTCAATATAGATCCTGCGGCATTTACAGAAGAGTTATTATTTTTAAATAAATACGACTTAGCACGAGATTATCTAAGAACAGGTAACACTCTACATTGTAGTGAATCATATGCATTTAAAGCCTGTCGCTTGTTTATTGAATTTGGATACAAATCAGAAGGAGCCACTCTATACAATTTGGCCTATCCAGAGATTATCACAAATACTGGGATTCACATTGATGATTCACATAGGTATGAAGAAATAAGGGACTCTTTAGAGGAATGGATTTATACATCACCATATTTTGAAACAACGGAGAATATTCTCTTAATTATTAATAACATTAAATTCTCTGAAGGTATACAAGAAAATAGATTCGAAGAAAAGGAATCTGATTTACTATTACGATTACTTTCTAATCTTGGTTATAGTTTAATAGATCAAAACAAATGGGATGATTTTAATGTAGTTGTCAAACAAATAGACACCAATTCTTCGAAAGGTAAAACCGCATTTTTCGAGCTTGTTCAGTATTGCATTGAACAATGTCTTGATCTTAACGATAGTAGACGTGCAAACGAATATTTATTATTATTAACAGCTCATTTCACAATAGAGAAGGCAAAATCAATTGGCAAAATATACATTGCTGATTTAATTTATAAAGTCACCAGAGACGTTGATGAAACATATAATTGGATTAAGGATGTTAAACAACCTTCAAACGTAGGAAAAGACCGACTAGGGTATGATGATTCATTAGACGCTTTTCTTCCATTAATCAAACTTAACAAGTTACTTAATATTTGCGAAAAAGGAGTATCCATTACTTCTGCAATTCCAGCTGCTGATAAAGGTGCAGATGAAGAAATTTTAGTAGAATTTGAAAGAATGTTATGTCTTACAGCTCAAATTCTAGCTGATGGAATTTTACAAAAACCAGTAGCTACTGATATTACTAAAAGAGTAATTCCAATTGTCAGGTTTTACTATAAAGAAATATCTCATCGAAACAACTATTGGTACAAACTAACACAGTCTAAAGGTCAATATTTTGATTACTTGGTTTCTGCTGTTTCCAAACTTAATGCTAAAAGCTTAGAAAACATAGGTGATTATTTGTTCAATGAATTTCATGAGAAGCCAAAATATTGGAGTACCAGTATCCAACGAAAAATCATTAAATCATTATTAAATCATGGATTTAACCCTAAAAAAGCGATATCACAGTTAAGAAGCTTGGAAGACTCTATGTTAATGGATCACGATATCGATGGGCGTATTACCGAGTGCTTATCTCATGCGAAGGTATGGTTCATATTAGGTAAGCCTGAGGAAGGTGAAAAATGGCTCAAACAAGCAATTCAAGAATCTATCGGAGTTGGTTATAGAAAAGATTATCAATTTAGTACATGGATTGATTGGCTACGAAAAATTAACCTTAAAGACCCATCAGTAGGTTCTGAAAGAATAAAATGGTTCTTATCTCATTTGAATCATATAAAAGAAACCACTGAAGGAAGAGCTTATTGGAATGCCTCTGAAGAGTTATTAGAAGTAACATATGAACATAACCTGAATGATGGTCTTGAGCAGACGATTTGGCAATTAGATAATGATCTAATAGATTTTAAAGATTCTATTACTCTTTTTATCAAATATTTCATCATTAGAACGAAAAATGAAGAAGATTTCAAAAGTATAGTTCAACTATACAATAGTTTATATCTGCTTCTTACTGAATCAGCCAATTCTTCCCTACTTAAACATATTTTAGACAAAGGATATGAAATTGTAAAAGAAGATTTTTTACGAGAACATGTACCTGATATTATTTCGTCTATAAATGTTAAAGCTTACGAAGAATCCAGACATTATTTACTTTCTGAAATTAATAGCTTCTTTTTATCAAAAGAGCTAAGAATAGAAGACTATTATTCGGATTTCACGATACCTACAAAAAAAGAAAGTGATAGCTCGTCATCTTCTTCTAATACCTTGACTTTAAAACCAGATTATCAAAACATTGATGAAAAGGAAGTACTAGAAAGAGTTACAAATTTTGTTGATTTCAAAAAAATAATTCAAGAAGAAGATCAAGCAAATTCATCCTTTAATTGGTCAAAAGTTATAGAAAAAATAACTCCATTATTGTCTTCAACACAAATAAAAGAAATTACCAGTTTAGCGAAAATTGGAAGAAGGGAGTCAGACTTCTATGCTAAATTAAGTGAAGCTGCTTTGAAACTTAAAGACAAAGAACTCGCAACAAGTTTAGCCAACAAAAGTATTGAGTTGTCGAGCGAGTCAGGATGGGTTAAATATTATGATGGAGGTACGCGAATCAACGCTTTTAATGCACTAAAGCAAATCAATCCTATCCTCTCATCTAATAAGGCATTTGAAGTGTTCGCTTATGATATAGTAAGCGGTAATTATCCTAGTTCGTATATAGAACATCTTGAAGACATAGTTCCATTACTAACGGAAAACTACATTGAAGAAGAGCTTTGGATTGAAATATTTGGTTACTTACAGAGGCTAATGTCAAACAGTAAACCAGTTGAAGATTTACCTACTCTTTCATCAATAAGTCAGCCAATCATAGAAACGTTGGTCGATTACATCGTGTATTTATCAAAGAATCCTGTCTCAATAATAAAGGAACAATCTACTCTGCTATTGGCAAAGTATATTAATCAGAATAATGACTATGCATTGACGCAACTACTGAATGGAAATGTAGATGATTATTTCTCCATGGATGTAATTATAGCACTGTCTGAGCTAAGCTTTCCAAATCTTCAACTACTCAAATCAAAAATTCAAAATCTATCCATATCTAAGGACTATCAGTTAAGAGAAAATGCAAAAATTATATTGACTGAATTGGAAGAAGATATTCCCATTCCAAAAAGCATAAAACTACCAAGTGTATATTCTCTTATTATTCCCGAACCTAAACGGATAGAAATTGATAAAGAGATTGACCCCTATTTCCCAGATGTTGATATTAATGATCCTAGAGACTTAATAAGACCGTTTGAATTCCAAATCCGAGTGTTATCCAAGGAATCTGGAATTTCTGAATCAAATCTCATTTATAGAGCTCATTCTATAATGAAAGAAATTGGACAGGAGGAAGAATGGACTGTTGAATATGAAAAAAAACTTAGAAGTCATTTAGAAGAAATTTACTTAAAATACTCCTACCCAAGACCAAGAGTTATTGCAGCTCGAAGAGCCATAATGCATGTGACTACTGAATTAATAGATTCTGGGACTATAGATAATAAGCAAATTGGAAGTGTTTTTAAATCACATGATTATGTCGTTCCACATTTCAATGAATTAGCAAAACCAGTATTTATTCAAACAATTAAAGAAAGAGATTTTGGCGGAGTTGGAAATGATTGGCTGGATAGAATAAATGAATCATCAAGATTAGATGAACCTCTATTGGATTATAAGGATAACTTCAAAGTAGTTGCGGAATACAGTCAAGTTAAAAACTTGGATTGGGGATCACCAACTGAAGATTATATGTGGCAAATTGCTCTCAATAATGAATTAGGTGAAAACGAAGACTATATTTTTGGTTCTGTCTTTCATCAATTAAGTAGCAATTATTATGAGTTAAGAGGAGGTGGACATTTTGTTGTTGTAATTAGAGATCATAGATTCGATCAATTTGATTTAAAATCCAAATGGATTGCTATTAATCCTGTTTTAGCAAGGCATTTAGGATGGGAACCTGAACCAACCAAATTATTTGCTTGGAAAAACTCTCAAGGTGAACTAATGGCTGAATCTATTTATTGGTCAAACGGGAACATTCATATGACGCCACGTAAAGATGGAGAAGTTGGAGAAGGGTGGTTTGTTATTGTTTCAGAAGATGGATTAGAACAGCTTAAATCTATCGAGAAGAACTTGTTTCTTCAAAAGAAATTAATGCGATCAAAATATGAAGATTCTGTTTTAATGAATAATCAAATATTTAACGTAACAAGAATTTAA